A genomic segment from Truepera sp. encodes:
- a CDS encoding OmpH family outer membrane protein, whose amino-acid sequence MRRLTLLGLAAAVVVALFASSLSAQSRQTKLVFVDAQAVLRAHPAGQAVEDLRAQAATEIKGLTDSISALENKLSSGQTLTPEESERYSTLRSTLQAVQARYLDEINKAAAPAVQATNEAIAELAKENGYTVVMDRVEAANQHLVVYADDDLDITQLVIDKVNQTP is encoded by the coding sequence ATGAGAAGACTCACCCTCCTAGGACTTGCCGCGGCCGTAGTGGTCGCCCTCTTCGCGTCGTCGCTGAGCGCCCAGTCGCGCCAGACCAAGCTAGTCTTCGTGGACGCGCAGGCCGTCCTGAGGGCGCACCCCGCCGGTCAGGCGGTCGAGGACCTGAGGGCCCAGGCCGCAACCGAGATCAAGGGCCTCACCGACAGCATCTCGGCGCTCGAGAACAAGCTCAGCAGCGGCCAGACGCTCACCCCCGAGGAGAGCGAGCGCTACTCCACGTTGCGCTCCACGCTGCAGGCGGTGCAGGCGCGCTACCTGGACGAGATCAACAAGGCTGCGGCGCCCGCCGTGCAGGCCACCAACGAGGCCATCGCGGAACTCGCGAAGGAGAACGGTTACACGGTGGTGATGGACCGCGTCGAGGCCGCCAACCAGCACCTCGTGGTCTATGCCGACGACGACCTCGACATCACCCAGCTGGTGATAGACAAGGTCAACCAGACCCCGTAA
- a CDS encoding prepilin peptidase, giving the protein MTVIFAVFSGILGSLIGSFGNVVIWRLPRGESIVFPGSHCPTCNHRLGPLELVPIFSWLALRGKCRHCGARISPRYPLVEALMAAVFVAVALRWPPVTTGLAFLPLWAVLAMLVMAALIDVDHYILPDVLTLPAVALGVLGAFLTGEATDLPGPLAALTGALAGAGVLVLINRVGALVLRRFTDTTERLFPISLDQVNIAAVVGALAGVWWGLAAGAVSVIVNLAARRTLRLGEPLMYGLWLVALVLSSTSFTVPTVTALSGSVLAAGAWALIGASYWWLHDAFRPKAAEEARKKEAEDQHPEPVAMGFGDVKLAAAIGALLGWEKLLVAVLFAVFLGALFGIVGRLAGGKRLIPFGPYLLAGGLAALFFGDAVITWYLGLLGVT; this is encoded by the coding sequence GTGACCGTCATCTTCGCGGTCTTCTCGGGCATCCTCGGCAGCCTCATCGGGTCGTTCGGCAACGTCGTCATCTGGCGCCTTCCGCGCGGCGAATCGATCGTCTTCCCGGGCAGCCACTGCCCCACCTGCAACCACCGTCTGGGGCCACTCGAGCTCGTGCCGATCTTCTCGTGGCTCGCCCTCAGGGGCAAGTGCCGCCACTGCGGCGCGCGGATATCGCCCCGTTACCCCCTCGTGGAGGCGCTCATGGCCGCCGTGTTCGTGGCGGTCGCGCTGCGCTGGCCGCCGGTCACGACCGGCCTCGCGTTCCTGCCCCTCTGGGCCGTGCTGGCCATGCTCGTGATGGCGGCCCTCATCGACGTCGACCACTACATCCTCCCCGACGTCCTCACGCTCCCGGCCGTGGCGCTTGGCGTGCTCGGGGCGTTCCTGACGGGCGAGGCGACCGACCTGCCCGGCCCACTGGCGGCGCTCACGGGCGCCCTCGCCGGCGCCGGCGTGCTCGTGCTCATCAACCGCGTAGGGGCGCTCGTCCTCAGGCGTTTCACGGACACCACGGAGCGCCTCTTCCCCATCAGCCTCGACCAGGTGAACATCGCGGCCGTGGTGGGCGCCTTGGCCGGCGTCTGGTGGGGCCTGGCCGCCGGGGCGGTGAGCGTCATCGTCAACCTCGCCGCGCGCCGCACCCTCCGCCTGGGCGAGCCCCTCATGTACGGGTTGTGGCTGGTCGCGCTGGTCCTATCGAGCACCTCCTTCACGGTGCCGACGGTGACCGCGCTGAGCGGCAGCGTGCTGGCAGCGGGCGCCTGGGCGCTGATCGGCGCCTCCTACTGGTGGCTCCACGACGCCTTCAGGCCGAAGGCCGCCGAGGAGGCGCGCAAGAAGGAGGCCGAGGACCAGCACCCCGAACCGGTGGCCATGGGCTTCGGCGACGTGAAGCTCGCCGCGGCGATAGGCGCCCTCCTCGGCTGGGAGAAGCTCCTCGTGGCCGTGCTGTTCGCCGTCTTTCTGGGCGCCCTGTTCGGCATCGTCGGCCGCCTGGCGGGCGGCAAACGTCTCATCCCCTTCGGACCCTACCTGCTGGCAGGCGGCCTGGCCGCGCTCTTCTTCGGCGACGCCGTCATCACCTGGTACCTGGGACTGCTGGGCGTCACCTGA
- the argF gene encoding ornithine carbamoyltransferase — MKPSRIPSLAGRDFLSLSDLSRDEFAGLIDSAIELKTAWKNGTRPALMQHKTLAMIFEKQSLRTRSTFDIAMAQLGGHAILLSQNYIGWGVRETVRDVAGNLDRWVDGIMARTYGHGTLVELARHAKVPVINGLSDLLHPCQLLADYVTLKETFGQLAGLKLTFVGDGNNVANSHVNAAALAGVELTIACPPGYEPEPGILASGRSAGGVIHVSHEPREAISGADALYTDVWISMGMEEESEHRKKAFAGYTITPEWFDDLAPRGVFMHDLPAHYGEECTEDAVYHDRSVVFDQAENRLHAHKAVIFQFMAGE, encoded by the coding sequence GTGAAGCCATCACGCATCCCGAGTCTTGCCGGTCGCGACTTCCTGTCCCTGTCCGACCTGAGCAGGGACGAGTTCGCGGGCCTGATCGACAGCGCCATAGAGCTCAAGACGGCCTGGAAGAACGGGACGAGGCCGGCGCTCATGCAGCACAAGACCCTCGCCATGATCTTCGAGAAGCAGTCGCTCAGGACGCGCTCCACGTTCGACATCGCCATGGCCCAGTTGGGCGGTCACGCCATCCTCCTCAGCCAGAACTACATCGGCTGGGGCGTGCGCGAGACGGTGCGCGACGTCGCCGGCAACCTGGACCGCTGGGTGGACGGCATCATGGCCCGCACCTACGGTCATGGCACGCTCGTCGAGCTCGCGCGGCACGCCAAGGTACCCGTCATCAACGGGCTTTCGGACCTCCTGCACCCGTGCCAGCTCCTCGCCGACTACGTGACCCTCAAGGAGACGTTCGGGCAACTGGCGGGCCTCAAGCTGACGTTCGTGGGCGACGGCAACAACGTGGCCAACTCGCACGTGAACGCCGCCGCCCTGGCGGGCGTCGAGCTGACCATCGCCTGCCCGCCGGGGTACGAGCCCGAGCCGGGCATCCTGGCCTCCGGCCGCAGCGCCGGCGGCGTCATCCACGTATCGCATGAGCCGCGAGAAGCCATCAGCGGCGCCGACGCCCTCTACACCGACGTGTGGATCTCGATGGGCATGGAGGAGGAGTCGGAGCACCGCAAGAAGGCCTTCGCCGGCTACACCATCACGCCGGAGTGGTTCGACGACCTCGCCCCGCGCGGCGTTTTCATGCACGACCTGCCCGCCCATTACGGCGAGGAGTGCACCGAAGACGCCGTCTACCACGACCGCAGCGTCGTGTTCGACCAGGCCGAGAACCGGCTGCATGCCCACAAGGCCGTGATCTTCCAGTTCATGGCCGGCGAGTGA
- the argC gene encoding N-acetyl-gamma-glutamyl-phosphate reductase codes for MAATLEAGRLRVGVLGASGYGGAGLIERLSRHPHVELVALGSRNYLGKPLADAWPHLAGTGSPLRFVDTDEVLALSDVVFCATPHAATAPIVARAVAAGKRVVDLSADFRLGAADYERWYGGPHPHPELLGSAVYGLVELHRHELPGATIVASPGCNATAASLALAPLAASGLLGDSVVVNVLAGVSGAGRATSPALHFSEMNENARPYKPSGTHRHTAEIEAVGGRAVAAAARGDGKRLVTHARYDAVPVSFMPHIVPLTRGILATVSTRPRGWGALEPSTGALLELVSTYYAGDPLIGVSPTLPETKAVSGSDRAQLSAHYDDRTGHALVFCAIDNLGKGASGQAVQGFNVAFGFEETTALSLAGVWP; via the coding sequence GTGGCCGCAACGCTTGAGGCCGGCCGGTTGAGGGTCGGGGTGCTCGGGGCCAGCGGCTACGGCGGCGCCGGGCTCATCGAGCGCCTGTCGCGCCACCCGCACGTGGAGCTCGTGGCGCTCGGCTCGCGCAACTACCTCGGCAAGCCGCTGGCGGACGCCTGGCCGCACCTCGCTGGCACAGGCAGCCCGCTGCGCTTCGTCGACACGGACGAGGTGCTGGCACTCTCCGACGTGGTCTTCTGCGCCACGCCACACGCGGCCACGGCGCCCATCGTGGCGCGGGCCGTGGCGGCGGGAAAGCGGGTCGTGGACCTCTCGGCCGACTTCCGCCTCGGCGCCGCCGATTACGAACGCTGGTACGGCGGCCCCCACCCGCACCCCGAACTGCTCGGCAGCGCCGTGTACGGGCTGGTCGAACTTCACCGCCACGAGCTTCCGGGCGCCACCATCGTGGCCAGCCCCGGCTGCAACGCGACGGCGGCCTCGCTAGCCCTCGCGCCGCTGGCCGCGTCCGGGCTGCTGGGCGACTCCGTGGTCGTGAACGTTCTGGCCGGCGTGTCGGGCGCGGGCCGCGCGACCTCGCCTGCGCTGCACTTCAGTGAGATGAACGAGAACGCCCGGCCCTACAAGCCGAGCGGCACCCATAGGCACACGGCCGAGATCGAGGCCGTTGGCGGCAGGGCCGTGGCCGCCGCGGCGCGGGGCGACGGCAAGCGCCTGGTGACTCACGCGCGTTACGACGCCGTGCCCGTGTCGTTCATGCCGCACATCGTGCCGCTCACCCGCGGGATCTTGGCCACCGTCTCGACCAGGCCACGAGGGTGGGGTGCGCTGGAACCTTCGACCGGCGCGCTCCTCGAGCTCGTCTCCACCTACTACGCGGGCGACCCGCTTATCGGCGTGAGCCCCACGCTGCCAGAGACCAAGGCCGTGAGCGGCAGCGACAGGGCGCAACTGAGCGCCCACTACGACGATCGCACCGGCCACGCGCTCGTCTTCTGCGCCATCGACAACCTCGGCAAGGGCGCCTCGGGCCAGGCCGTGCAGGGCTTCAACGTGGCCTTCGGCTTCGAGGAGACGACTGCCCTCTCCCTCGCCGGCGTGTGGCCGTGA
- the argJ gene encoding bifunctional glutamate N-acetyltransferase/amino-acid acetyltransferase ArgJ gives MKVPQGFQLAGISAGVKRSGRPDLGIIYADAPLRWAYSSTTNAVVAPCVTRNRALAAGGGAVRALVVNSGNANCANGEQGGRDDLEFAREAANALGLAGPEVVLSASTGIIGQAMPLRQLVAALPSAAAQRSDDSEAFSRAILTTDLVAKEASAMLPGGAQVVGVTKGSGMIHPNMATMLAFVMTDARVEQPALREMWQRVVERSFNQLTVDGDTSTNDMAIALSSNLVAADAGDLEAALLEVAVSLAKQVARDGEGATKLITVRVTGARDAGEARRAARTVAGSSLVKAAVHGADPNWGRILAAVGRAQVALNEAHVRVLAQGFELYYGEPQPFDEKQVSQALGSDDVLLEADLGVGSAQGEAWGCDLSEGYVRINADYRT, from the coding sequence GTGAAGGTTCCACAAGGCTTCCAACTCGCCGGCATCTCGGCCGGCGTGAAGCGCTCGGGGAGGCCCGACCTGGGCATCATCTACGCCGACGCTCCGCTCCGCTGGGCCTACAGCTCCACCACTAACGCCGTGGTCGCACCCTGCGTCACGCGTAACCGCGCGCTCGCCGCCGGCGGCGGCGCCGTGCGGGCCCTGGTGGTGAACAGCGGCAACGCCAACTGCGCCAACGGCGAACAAGGGGGGCGCGACGATCTCGAGTTCGCCAGGGAAGCCGCGAACGCCCTGGGCCTCGCGGGCCCCGAAGTGGTGCTCAGCGCCAGCACGGGCATCATCGGGCAGGCCATGCCCCTGCGCCAACTCGTGGCCGCGCTGCCCAGTGCGGCGGCGCAGCGCAGCGACGACAGCGAGGCGTTCTCTCGGGCCATCCTGACGACCGACCTGGTGGCCAAGGAGGCCTCGGCCATGCTGCCCGGGGGCGCACAGGTGGTGGGGGTGACCAAGGGCTCGGGGATGATCCACCCGAACATGGCCACCATGCTGGCGTTCGTCATGACCGACGCCCGCGTCGAGCAGCCCGCGTTACGGGAGATGTGGCAGCGCGTCGTCGAGCGCTCGTTCAACCAGTTGACGGTCGACGGCGACACGAGCACCAACGACATGGCCATCGCGCTCTCCTCCAACCTGGTGGCAGCGGACGCCGGCGACCTCGAGGCGGCGCTCCTGGAGGTCGCCGTCTCGCTGGCCAAACAGGTGGCGCGCGACGGCGAGGGCGCCACCAAGCTGATCACCGTGCGCGTCACGGGCGCCAGGGATGCGGGCGAGGCGCGCCGCGCCGCCCGTACCGTCGCCGGGAGCAGCCTCGTCAAGGCGGCCGTCCACGGCGCCGACCCCAACTGGGGCCGCATCCTGGCGGCAGTGGGCCGCGCCCAGGTCGCGCTGAACGAGGCGCACGTGCGCGTTCTGGCGCAGGGCTTCGAGCTGTACTACGGCGAGCCGCAACCCTTCGACGAGAAGCAGGTCTCGCAGGCCCTGGGTTCCGACGACGTGCTGCTCGAGGCCGACCTCGGCGTGGGCAGCGCGCAGGGCGAGGCGTGGGGCTGCGACCTCAGCGAGGGTTACGTCAGGATCAACGCCGACTACAGGACCTGA
- the lpdA gene encoding dihydrolipoyl dehydrogenase has translation MDFDLIVIGSGPGGYHAAIRAAQLGLKVACVEKDAVGGVCLNVGCIPTKALLHVASELRGAKAASAFGVDFGKPKIDLGAVESWKLAVVKKQTNGVGMLFKGNKITLLEGEARFKDPHTVEVAGKAYSAEKFVVATGSRPVAIPGFDLDGERIVDSTGALNIGKTVPARMVVVGAGAIGLEFADVYSSLGSEVTVVEMLPHIAGATDADAGKELRKALEKRGIRILTSSKVVSQKATKKGTEVTVQDVDGKQEVIAADRVLVAVGRRPNGAGLGLDAAGVKVDERGFVPVVNDHMQTNVPHVYAIGDVARAPLLAHKAMKEGVVAAEHAAGQPSAYDTVVPSVIYTSPELASVGMTEEEAKAAGFEVRIGRFPLAASGRAATLGVDSGLIKLVGDAKTDLLLGFHMVGPNAGDIVAEATLAIEMGATLEDIALTQHPHPTISEGVMEAAEHAHGKAIHIANRRR, from the coding sequence ATGGACTTCGACCTCATCGTCATCGGCTCCGGCCCCGGCGGCTATCACGCCGCCATACGGGCCGCACAGCTTGGCCTGAAGGTTGCTTGTGTCGAGAAGGACGCGGTCGGGGGCGTTTGCCTCAACGTCGGCTGCATCCCCACGAAGGCGCTGCTTCACGTGGCGTCGGAGTTGCGGGGCGCCAAGGCCGCGAGCGCTTTCGGCGTCGACTTCGGCAAACCCAAGATCGACCTGGGCGCAGTGGAGAGCTGGAAGCTGGCGGTGGTCAAGAAGCAGACCAACGGCGTCGGCATGCTCTTCAAGGGCAACAAGATCACCCTGCTTGAGGGGGAGGCGCGCTTCAAGGACCCGCATACGGTGGAGGTCGCCGGCAAGGCGTACAGCGCCGAGAAGTTCGTCGTGGCCACGGGCTCGAGGCCGGTCGCCATCCCCGGCTTCGACTTGGACGGTGAGCGCATCGTCGACTCAACGGGCGCGCTCAACATCGGCAAGACGGTGCCGGCGCGCATGGTGGTAGTCGGGGCCGGCGCCATCGGGCTCGAGTTCGCCGACGTCTACTCCTCGCTGGGCAGCGAGGTGACGGTCGTCGAGATGCTGCCACACATCGCGGGCGCCACCGACGCGGACGCGGGGAAGGAACTGCGCAAGGCGCTGGAGAAGCGCGGCATTCGCATCCTCACGTCTAGTAAGGTCGTCAGCCAGAAGGCGACGAAGAAGGGCACCGAGGTGACGGTGCAGGACGTGGACGGCAAGCAGGAAGTGATCGCGGCCGACCGCGTGCTGGTGGCCGTCGGTCGCCGCCCGAACGGCGCCGGCCTGGGGCTGGACGCCGCCGGGGTGAAGGTCGACGAGCGGGGCTTCGTGCCGGTCGTCAACGACCACATGCAGACGAACGTGCCCCACGTGTACGCCATCGGCGACGTCGCTCGGGCCCCGCTCCTGGCGCACAAGGCGATGAAGGAGGGCGTAGTGGCGGCCGAGCACGCCGCCGGCCAGCCCAGCGCCTACGACACGGTCGTTCCCAGCGTCATCTACACCTCCCCGGAGCTCGCCAGCGTGGGCATGACCGAGGAGGAGGCAAAGGCGGCGGGGTTCGAGGTCCGCATCGGCCGGTTCCCGCTGGCCGCCTCCGGGCGCGCCGCCACGCTCGGCGTCGACAGCGGCCTGATCAAGCTGGTGGGAGACGCCAAGACGGACCTGCTCCTGGGCTTTCACATGGTTGGGCCGAACGCCGGCGACATCGTGGCCGAGGCGACGCTCGCCATCGAGATGGGCGCCACGCTCGAGGACATCGCCCTCACGCAGCACCCGCACCCCACCATCTCGGAGGGCGTGATGGAGGCCGCCGAGCACGCTCACGGCAAGGCGATCCACATCGCCAACAGGCGGCGCTGA
- the leuS gene encoding leucine--tRNA ligase produces the protein MTETIASAGAAGHAERYAPENVEKKWQQRWREQGLYEVDLQGDSRPKYYFLTMYPYPSGDLHIGHWYAEAPADAAARYKRMRGYNVLFPMGYDAFGLPAENAAVRAARAGDTTVHPARLTYDRIAHMTRQFEQMGAMFDWSKRIVTCDPEYYKWNQWFFIKMLERGLAYRKESFVNWDPVDQTVLANEQVIDGRGDRSGALIERRLMPQWHYRITDYAEELLDFSGLDWPERVVAMQTNWIGRSEGAEVTFETETGDGITVFTTRPDTLWGATFMVLAPEHELVAKLTTPERRDAVRAYVDGASHKSDIDRMADRAEKTGEFLGAYAVNPVNGARIPIWIADYVLMGYGTGAIMAVPYGDQRDFEFARAFGLEIVPVVKPPGVTGELNAAELGEAWAGPGTMINSGPLDGLEHNGEKGRNSPAIAAAIEFLESKGIGRAQTTYRLRDWLISRQRYWGTPIPVVYCDSCGIVPEKFENLPVLLPEDVAFIPTGESPLKTHEKFLETTCPECGGSATRETDTMDTFQDSSWYWFRYLSPHDSERPFDPELAAKWTPVDTYTGGIEHAILHLLYSRFFTKVLRDLGFTGESEPFRRLRNQGMILGSDNEKMSKSRGNVVNPDDLVAQYGADTVRAYLMFLGPWDQGAPWSYSGIDGQARFLARVWNLVVDVAKAEPAAAVPESDLRRAVHHAIKEVTDDFEAFRFNTAIAELMTLQNALQKARAGGLADTDTWRHGLESLLLLLAPIAPHVTEELWHRLGHEDSVHLQAWPTYDPAALVATTVTLAVQVNGKLRGQVEVNATDDQATVLAAAKGDPNVARHLEGKTIVREIVVPGKLVNFVVKG, from the coding sequence ATGACCGAGACGATAGCCAGCGCCGGCGCAGCAGGGCACGCCGAGCGCTACGCACCCGAGAACGTCGAAAAGAAGTGGCAGCAGCGCTGGCGCGAGCAGGGACTCTACGAGGTCGACCTGCAAGGCGACAGCCGTCCCAAGTACTACTTCCTGACCATGTACCCCTACCCGTCGGGCGACCTGCACATCGGGCACTGGTACGCGGAGGCCCCGGCCGACGCCGCCGCGCGCTACAAGCGCATGCGCGGCTACAACGTGCTCTTCCCCATGGGCTACGACGCCTTCGGCCTGCCGGCCGAGAACGCCGCCGTCCGGGCCGCGCGGGCGGGCGACACCACCGTGCACCCGGCCAGGTTGACCTACGACCGCATCGCCCACATGACACGGCAGTTCGAGCAGATGGGCGCGATGTTCGACTGGTCGAAGCGCATCGTGACCTGCGATCCCGAGTACTACAAGTGGAACCAGTGGTTCTTCATCAAGATGCTCGAGCGCGGCCTGGCCTACCGCAAGGAGTCGTTCGTCAACTGGGACCCCGTCGATCAGACCGTGCTCGCCAACGAGCAGGTCATCGACGGCCGCGGCGACCGCTCGGGCGCCCTGATCGAGCGGCGGCTAATGCCCCAGTGGCACTACCGCATCACCGACTACGCCGAGGAACTCCTCGACTTCTCGGGACTCGACTGGCCCGAGCGCGTCGTCGCCATGCAGACGAACTGGATCGGGAGGTCGGAGGGCGCCGAGGTGACCTTCGAGACCGAGACCGGCGACGGCATCACCGTGTTCACCACGCGCCCCGACACGCTCTGGGGAGCCACCTTCATGGTGCTGGCGCCCGAGCACGAGCTCGTAGCGAAGCTGACGACGCCGGAGCGTAGGGACGCCGTGCGCGCCTACGTCGACGGCGCGAGCCACAAGTCCGACATCGACCGTATGGCCGACAGGGCGGAGAAGACGGGAGAGTTCCTTGGCGCTTACGCCGTGAACCCCGTGAACGGCGCGCGCATCCCCATCTGGATAGCCGACTACGTGCTCATGGGCTACGGCACCGGCGCCATCATGGCGGTGCCCTACGGCGACCAGCGCGACTTCGAGTTCGCTCGTGCTTTCGGGCTCGAGATCGTCCCGGTGGTGAAGCCCCCCGGAGTCACCGGTGAGCTGAACGCCGCCGAGCTGGGGGAGGCGTGGGCCGGCCCCGGCACCATGATCAACTCGGGGCCGCTCGACGGCCTGGAGCATAACGGCGAGAAGGGCAGGAACAGCCCCGCCATCGCGGCCGCCATCGAGTTCCTGGAAAGCAAGGGCATCGGCCGCGCCCAGACCACCTATCGCCTGCGCGACTGGCTCATCAGCCGCCAGCGCTACTGGGGCACGCCCATCCCGGTCGTCTACTGCGACTCCTGCGGCATCGTGCCCGAGAAGTTCGAGAACCTCCCCGTGCTGCTGCCCGAGGACGTGGCCTTCATCCCGACGGGCGAGTCGCCGCTCAAGACGCACGAGAAGTTCCTCGAGACGACCTGCCCCGAGTGCGGCGGCAGCGCCACGCGCGAGACCGACACCATGGACACCTTCCAGGACTCCTCCTGGTACTGGTTCCGCTACCTCAGCCCGCACGACTCGGAGCGCCCGTTCGATCCCGAGCTCGCCGCCAAGTGGACGCCCGTCGACACCTACACGGGCGGCATCGAGCACGCCATCTTGCACCTGCTCTACTCGCGCTTCTTCACCAAGGTCCTGCGCGACCTGGGCTTCACGGGCGAGAGCGAGCCGTTCAGGCGCCTTCGCAACCAGGGCATGATCCTGGGCTCCGACAACGAGAAGATGTCGAAGTCGCGCGGTAACGTCGTCAACCCCGACGACCTCGTCGCGCAGTACGGCGCCGACACGGTGCGCGCCTACCTCATGTTCTTGGGTCCCTGGGACCAGGGCGCGCCGTGGAGCTACAGCGGCATCGACGGCCAGGCGCGCTTCCTCGCCCGCGTCTGGAACCTGGTGGTCGACGTCGCCAAGGCCGAGCCGGCGGCCGCCGTCCCGGAGTCCGACTTGCGGCGGGCCGTGCATCACGCCATCAAGGAAGTGACCGACGACTTCGAAGCTTTCCGCTTCAACACGGCCATCGCCGAGCTGATGACCCTTCAGAACGCCCTGCAGAAGGCCCGCGCCGGCGGACTGGCAGACACCGACACGTGGCGGCACGGCCTGGAGTCCTTACTGCTCCTCCTCGCGCCCATCGCGCCGCACGTGACCGAGGAGCTGTGGCACCGCCTCGGCCACGAGGATTCGGTGCACCTGCAGGCGTGGCCCACTTACGATCCGGCGGCGCTGGTGGCCACCACGGTCACGCTCGCGGTGCAGGTGAACGGCAAGCTGCGCGGTCAGGTCGAGGTTAACGCGACCGACGACCAGGCGACCGTCCTGGCTGCCGCCAAGGGTGACCCGAACGTCGCCCGCCACTTGGAGGGCAAGACCATCGTGCGCGAGATAGTGGTGCCCGGCAAGCTCGTCAACTTCGTCGTGAAGGGTTGA
- the mreC gene encoding rod shape-determining protein MreC: MSSLLRAWYVFIALGLFTVAFTAFVGRVPADVTAAVALPHELLHRAGTNLRLALESAVDRRDHRALVAELQVQLEAEREASRQLELELERYRDVVNVAKTQSPGVVAVAPVIGADGTADLGRLRVGLGESSGVARNMPVTVAAGLVGIVTEVATNTAVVRTIIDPQSRVGVTVRGKGGQGVAIGEVGGTVRVSRFILEQPVAVGDVVETSSYGGLFPAGVSVGEVVEVLPPDPNDLRRTFLVRPSVELATLQQVVLLAPQ; encoded by the coding sequence TTGTCTAGCCTGCTGCGGGCCTGGTACGTGTTCATCGCCCTTGGCCTCTTCACCGTTGCGTTCACGGCGTTCGTCGGCAGGGTGCCGGCGGACGTTACGGCGGCCGTGGCGCTGCCGCACGAACTATTGCACCGTGCCGGCACCAACCTCCGGCTGGCGCTTGAGAGCGCCGTCGACCGCCGCGACCACCGCGCCCTGGTGGCCGAGCTTCAGGTGCAGCTCGAGGCCGAGCGTGAGGCGTCGCGCCAGCTCGAACTCGAACTGGAGCGCTACCGCGACGTCGTCAACGTGGCGAAGACCCAGTCACCCGGAGTGGTCGCGGTGGCGCCGGTCATCGGGGCGGACGGCACGGCAGACCTCGGGCGCCTCCGCGTGGGGTTGGGCGAGAGTTCCGGCGTGGCGCGCAACATGCCCGTGACGGTGGCTGCCGGTCTCGTCGGCATAGTCACCGAGGTGGCAACGAACACCGCCGTGGTGCGCACGATCATCGATCCGCAGTCGCGGGTCGGCGTGACCGTGAGGGGCAAGGGCGGCCAGGGCGTGGCGATCGGCGAGGTGGGCGGGACCGTGCGCGTGTCGCGCTTCATCCTCGAGCAGCCCGTGGCCGTAGGCGACGTCGTGGAGACGTCCAGCTACGGGGGGTTGTTCCCCGCGGGCGTCAGCGTCGGCGAGGTGGTCGAGGTGCTGCCCCCGGACCCCAACGACCTGCGCCGCACCTTCCTCGTGCGCCCGAGCGTCGAGCTGGCCACGCTGCAACAGGTCGTCCTGCTGGCGCCCCAGTGA
- a CDS encoding Maf family protein has translation MLAVNFVQPQGRVTEPGASPRLVLASASPRRAQLLASLGLTFEVMAPSVDETPANGESPAHLVERLAQAKVLEIAWENHEALVIGADTTVTLDGVAINKPSGFEENRRFIERLAGRRHEVFTGHALAYGGRRESFVVRTVVEFRPLSEPEIVAYCRSGEGLDKAGGYAIQGVGATLVTGIEGCYPNVMGLSLVNVVLAARRLGVNLV, from the coding sequence GTGCTCGCCGTCAACTTCGTCCAACCTCAAGGACGCGTCACCGAACCCGGAGCGTCGCCGCGGCTGGTCCTCGCCAGCGCCTCGCCGCGCCGCGCGCAGTTGCTGGCGAGCCTCGGGCTGACCTTCGAGGTGATGGCGCCGAGCGTCGACGAGACCCCCGCCAACGGCGAGTCGCCCGCTCACCTGGTGGAGCGCCTGGCGCAGGCCAAGGTACTCGAGATCGCCTGGGAGAACCACGAGGCGCTGGTCATCGGGGCCGACACGACCGTCACCCTGGACGGCGTCGCCATCAACAAGCCCAGCGGCTTCGAGGAGAACCGCCGGTTCATCGAGCGGCTGGCGGGCCGCCGGCACGAGGTGTTCACCGGGCACGCGCTCGCCTACGGCGGGCGCCGCGAGTCGTTCGTGGTGCGCACTGTGGTCGAGTTCCGGCCCTTGAGCGAGCCCGAGATCGTCGCCTACTGCCGTTCCGGCGAGGGCCTCGACAAGGCCGGCGGTTACGCCATCCAGGGCGTGGGCGCCACGCTGGTGACGGGCATCGAGGGCTGTTACCCGAACGTCATGGGGCTGAGCCTCGTAAACGTGGTGCTGGCCGCGAGGCGCCTGGGAGTGAACCTTGTCTAG